The genomic segment GGACAACACCTTTCTTTTAATATTTACTTTTGGGGGTTATAAAGGGACTTTTGGGACAGCCCCTTCAGGTTATTCTCCGGGCTGACTTTCTTCAGTCTTAACATTACCCCAACTTTCAACTTCATCATCTGTTGTATCTTCATAACTTACAGCCAATTCTTTTTTCAAAGTTTCAATCTCTTCAGGCCTTTCAATCTGGCTTTCATTCAAAAGCTGTAAATGCGAATCTATTAGAGATTTAAGCCTAATGCGAAAAAACTGTTCATATTCCTCAAGCTGACGGAATTGTCTCATTCGCTCTTTTACCTTTTCTTTAGCCTCAGCCATAATCTCTCTGGCTTTATTTTTGGCAGTTTCAATGATTAACTCAGCTTCCCTTTCAGCCTGTTCTTTCCGCTCTTTCACAGTTTCCTGAGCCACTACCATAGTCTCCTGAAGGGTACGCTCCATTTCCTGATATTTGCTCAGTTCAGACCTCAATTGCTCATTTTCTTCTTTAAGCTGTTTCATCTCTTTTAGGAGCTTTTCATAAGAAGCAGCAACATGATCTAAAAATTCATCCACCTCTTTCCCATCATAGGCCCAGAGAGAAAACTTTTTACGAAACTCCTTATTATATATATCCAGTGGTGTGATTTTCATCCTTCTTTCCTCCTTTGAAATTTTTCAATAATAACGTTGTAAAGTAAGTTTTATTCGACCTTTGCGGGTCTCCCCTTCAATTTCTTTTATTTCAACCCTTCCACGCCCCCGAATAGAGATTACATCATCCGGTTTAATCATCCTGGCTGGATTGGTCTCAATCTGAAAATTAACTTTCACTTTCTCATTTTTTATCTCCTTTGCCATCTTTGAACGGGATGTGGAAAATCCGGCACTGGCCACAGAGTCCAACCTTAGTGAAGCAACAGTAGTACTGATCTCTTTAATTCTTTCTTCGGGTAGTTTTAATTCCTCTTTCTCAATTTCACGAACCTTTACAGGAACCTGATGTACCCTGGTTAAATTCAAACAGATGGTATCTTTAACCTCCAAAGCAGCAATCAGATGACAGCCGCCATCTTTTAAAACCAGAATATCTCCCAACATCTCGCGGCGAAGCCCCAGGGCCAGAAGACTTCCAAGATAATCCCGATGGGAAACCTGTTGAAAAGAAAAGTTACCTTCAATTTCTAAAAAAGCCAAAGGTTCCTCAATCATCTCCCAGAGCATGTACTCAGGGATTAAAAGAAGCCGTTTTCTTTCTGCGCGATCATATCCTCCTACAAACCGATATTTGACCTCCGGAATTTGCCGGATTATTCCCTCTACCACTTCCTGTTGATGAGGATCTAAAAAATTAGTATAAGCAAGATCAGCTCCCCTCAATACACTTTCAGCTTTATCCAGAGTATGTGCAGCAATCATTTTATCATCTTCAGACTTTAGATGTGACAACATTTTCTCCCGGTTCAACATTCCATCTGCCACCTCTTCTTAATTAAAACAGAATACTTAACAGAATATTTTTTATAATAGATAAGAAGATCAGCGCAACAAATGGCGAAAAATCGATTCCAATTCCGGTAGGCATATATCGACGAATTGGCTCCAGGATTGGTTCCGTTAACTCATATAATAAACGCAGTGCCTTATAATAACGCGGATCTCTAATAGCCGGACGAATCCAGGATATAATCACACGAATAATAATTAGCCAGTAGAGTATATCAAAAAAAGTATCTATCAAACGATATAACATTTTTTTACCTCCTTATTATCAAATAATATTATCATTCGTTACTTTTATGAAAAAATCCTTCTATTATTTTCTTGGCCCAAAGATAGCGGACCCAATCCTCACCATAGTAGCACCCTCTTCAATAGCAACTTCAAAATCATTAGTCATTCCCATCGAAAGTTCAGCCATCTCAACCCCGGGTATAGCTGCTTTACGAATCTCTTCTGAAAGTTCTTTTAATCTGCGGAAATAAGGTCTCACTTCTTCTGGATCATCCACTTCAGGTACAATGGTCATAAGACCCTTTACTTTAACTCTATCAAATTCAGCAACCTTTTTTACAAACTCCAGGGCTTCCCCACTTAAAATACCAAATTTAGCATCATCATTGGCAACATTAACCTGAACTAAAATATCCATTGTCGTATCTTCTAACTCACAGCGACGCTGAATCTCTTGAACTAGACGCAGATTATCCACAGAATGGATCAGTTTACAGTTAGGCATTCTAACTACATATTTGACTTTGTTCCGTTGCAAATGTCCAATCAAATGCCAATTTACATCTTTCGGCAATTGGGATTGTTTTTCCCTAAGTTCCTGAACCCTGCTTTCCCCAAAATCATAAATCCCTGCTTTTAGTAAAGTCTGTATCTTCTCAATGGAGTGATATTTACTGACAGGAATCAGCTTTATCTCTTCCGGATTCCGATTAACTCGCTCTGCAGCAAGCCGAATCCTTCTTTGAACATCTGCTAACCGTTCAAGTAAACCCAAAGTTAACTACCCCCTATTGATTATTTCGAATATTTTACCAGGTCCTTTTCAGGATTAGCCAGAATTTCAACACCTCGTCCAATTCCTGTCACCACTACATAAAGTTCATTACCGCCTTTCTGGCTTATAGGATAAAAGACAGGAGTATCATCCACCACTCGATACACTCCAAACTCATCACCCTTTTTCGTGATGGCTTTTCTAGGCACATATACTCCAGTATAAGCATTGGTCATTATAGTTACATCCACCCAGCGTTTATTAATCATCTCGATAGGAAAACGTTCCAATTTTATTATAAATAGATTCTGATGATCCAATATTTTTGTAATCCAACCGACAATTGTAAGACCATCAAAAGTTGCCCAGATTTTTTCTCCCACTTCATAGCGAAAAACCTGACTTGCCGGGGCTTCAACTAAAAGATAAAGAATAAAATTATCTACAATCTTAAAAAGAGGCCGGCCAGCATTGACCCTGTCCCCATCTGTAATCTTAATTAACTTACCGCGAAAATATTTATAATCCTGTTCAACAATATCATCTAATATATCGGGATTTAAAGTATTCTCCAGACCATCCACCTGATAACTAATAACTCCCGCTTTTCTAGAATAAAAAGTTTTTACTCCACCAGAACCTTCCAGCCTTAAAATCGGCCTTTCAGCCGGACACCGTTCTCCTTCTTTGACAAAAAGGGTTACCCTTCCCGGGTAAGGAGCATAGATAACCTCTTCAGATCTAACCAAAAGACCCTTTCCGCTAAATTCATCCGCTATCCGGCCATAGCGGGTGAGGATAATCTCAGGGCCGCCCCTTATAAGAATAGCCATATATATACAAAAAATAAATACCAAAAGCAAAATAAAAAGAATACCTTTTTTTAGTAATTCTCTACGATTTTTTTTCTTATCATCTTTTTTTGGTTTCAGTACTTGTCCACTTTGATGTATATCTGATCTTATCAGATTCTTCTTTCCGTAATCCTTAACCATTTATCTCTCCCCTTAAAGGGCTTTTTTACTAAATAATTAACCAATTTTTATCTGATACTAATCTAATATTCTATATTTCTCATATAATATCCTGCTCTTTAATTATCTTTAAGCATTATAATACTTGCCATTCGACCAGTTTTACCACCTTCAGCCCGATATGAAAAAAACAAATCAGTGCGACAGGAAGTACATAGACCACTTGTTTCAATCTGTTCCGGCTTCACTCCGGTTTCAATAAAAACCCGCCGATTAATCTCCCAGAGATTCAGATTCCATCGGCCATTTTCTTTAACTTCCACTAGCTCCTCCCAATAGGGAAATTCTACCCTTAAGGGGTTAATCACATGTTCATCCACTTCATAACAACATGGCCCTATAGATGGACCAATACCAATAAGACAGTCTTCCGCTCTCGTTCCAAAATTTTTAGACATTGCTTCAATAATCCTGGCTCCTATCCGCTTGACTGTACCTTTCCAGCCAGCATGGGCCAGTCCAACCGCTTTCTGGATAGGATCCAGAATATAAAGCGGGACACAATCTGCGTAATAGGAACTCAATACAACTCCAGGCTCATTGGTAATAAATCCATCTGTACAAGGAAAAGCAGTATCATATTCAAAGGCTCCTGAGCCTCGATCTTTACCAGTCACTACCCGGATTTTATCACCGTGCACCTGTTCCCCCGCAGTCAAATCCTTTAATTGAAGACCAAGGACCTGACAAAATCTTTTACGGTTTTCTATTACCGCTTTTGGATCATCTCCTACATGAAAGGCCAGATTTAAAGTTATAAAGGGGGGATTACTCACACCTCCAATCCGGGTTGAAAAACCGTGAACCACAAAATCATATTTTGCAAAATGTTCAAAAATAAGCCACTGAACCCCATCTTTTTTGAGTAACTTCAACTTTTTATGCCTCCCCTTTAACTTTCCAATAGTTTTTCCAACTCTTGCTTAAAGATATTAATATCTTTAAACTGGCGGTAGACAGAAGCAAAACGTACATAGGCCACTTCATCTACATTTTTAAGCCTTTCCATTACCATCTCGCCAATTTCTTCACTTTTCACTTCCGTCTCCATCCTATTTCTCAGTTCACGTTCAATATCTTTAACTAAATCTTCCAAAACTTTACGAGGAATAGGCCTTTTTTCACAGGCTTTCAAAATTCCGGTTAAAAGTTTGTTTCGGTCAAAAAACTCCTGACTACCACCTTTTTTAATCACCATCAAAGGCAGTTCTTCTATCCGTTCATAAGTAGTAAATCTCTCACCACATTTTAGACATTCTCTTCGCCGCCGGATTGATGTATTTTCTTCTGTAGAACGTGAATCGACCACTTTACTTTCATTATAATTACAATAGGGACACTTCATCGAAAAAGAGTCCTCCTTTTTTGAATAATCTAAACTTATTATATCGACTTGTCCCTGATTTTGCAATAGAATTACAAAATTCTCCGAAAAACTTTGGATTTTATCTATTTTGCCGTTTCTGATGATCTGGTTCTAAAAAGTTCTCTACTTTAACCAGAATCACATCTTCACCGATCTTTTCAATCTGATTCCACTCAATCACAAGGTCCTGAGTCCCTCCAAAAAATCCTAACAGACCAGACCGTCCGGGAATGATAACAGAATCAATCTTCCCCACCTTCAAATTTATCTCCACATCTTCAATCATTCCTAATTTCCGCCCATCCACTACATTAATAACCTCTTTTGACCATAACTCAGAAGTTTTAATCATTCAAAATCCCCCCTCAAGCTGGGATAGCAAATTCCGCCTTATAAATATTATATGTTTGAGGAAGAAAGAATGTGCATAAAATTGCTATATTTAGTCAAAGAAACTTTAAATATTCATGATCAGACTTTTGAAAAAATGCATGGACAAGTCTTTAAAAAAGTTTGTCAACAAACTCTATTCATGATGAAGCCTTATTTCAGCAAAAATCGAGCTTTAGATGGTTCGAAAAATTTCTCTTAAGCGAAAAATTAGCTTTCTATATTTAAATATTTATTCTAATTTGTTATAATGGATGATATAAAAAATATCAAAGAGAAACAGGGAGATGAGAATGTGAAAAGAAAATGGTTATCTAAACATAGTTTTAAAATATTACTATTTATTCTTCTTCTTTTGGTCATCAACATAACATCCGTGATCGCTCAGGAAGGTGAGGAAGAATCTGAAAAACTTCTTCCACCTGAAAAGTTACAGGAGGATCTGAATTTTATAATTTCAACACTCCGTGACGTACATCCAGCCTTGAATGAGGGGCCTTTACTTAATGCTTTTAATGAACGAGCAAAAGCAGCACTGGCACATATTAATCACCCCATGACACGGTTTGATTTCTATCTTCTAGCTGGAGATTTAGTAAATTCACTTAAAGATGCTCATACTTTACTATGGATAAAGTCAAATCGTCGTTTACCTTTAATGTTTCGTTGGGTCAATGATGGTATAGTTATTGTCGGTAAGCCAGGTTTACCAATACAAAAAGGTGACCAACTAATTCGTCTAGGAGGTCTGGCCCCGGAAGAACTCCTTGAAAAATTGCGAATTTTAATCCCGGCTGAAAACGATTTCTGGATAAAACGTATGGGTGAACGGTATCTAATTTCTGACTTTTTCTTAAAAAGTTTTAAATTACTTACACCTGATGAAACAGTAAAACTTACTTTAAAGCACGCAAACGGAGAAATCTATACCATTGAACTACCGCTAAAGACTACACAGGCAAAATTAAATTATAAACCAAAAAGGCATTGGTTCGGCTGGAAACTTAATACTGAATATGGTTATGGACTATTCTGGCTTGATAAATGTGAAAATACTCCCGAATATAAAAAAGCTGTAGATGAGTTTTTTACTGCCGTTAAAGAGTCTGGAATAAAACGAATTGCAATTGATGTACGGTACAACTCAGGTGGAAATTCCAGAGTAATTAACGCTTTTCTTAAGTATTTGCCTGCTAAGACTATCCATGAGTTTAGATCAGAAATTCGCTTTTCTCCTCAGGCCATAGAAAAACGGGGCTATTCTAAATTATTTCCTTTATTCAGAGCTATATATAAACTTCTCTGGAATAATAAGAGTAATACACCAAGACCTTCAGACCCCAATCTAATCTTTAATGGTAAAGTCTTTGTCCTCACTTCCTGGCAAACCTTTAGCTCCGGTAATTGGATTGCAGTACTTTTAAAGGATAATAAATTAGCTACCATAGTTGGAGAACCTACTGGTAATGCTCCATCCTCTTTTGGAGACATTTTAATTTTTGAAACACCTAATCTGCAACTAAAATTCAGCGTATCACATAAATACTTTGCCCGGCCCAATCCTAAAGCTGATTTTGCAAATACTCTAAAACCCGATGTTTTTATCCCAACAACAATAAATGATATTCGCAAAGGTCGTGATCCTCAATTGGAATGGTTAGTAAATTTTGCTACAGAAAAAGATAATCAATAAATTACCATATAAAATAAAGCTGTAGGATAAACCCCCACAGCTTTTTTCTTAATTAATCCTCATTTCCCCGAACCATTGCAGCATTGCTTCCCATTACCGCTAATCTCAAAATCTCAAGATAATTCATCTTCACCCATTGAGGAATCTCTTCTAAAGTATCTAAAATTTTAAACCTATACTTCACTTCTAAATCTCTTTTATTTCTGGTAAATGCCAATGCCATTAACTGCCTTTCATCATCTTCATTATCCAGACATAATGGTGGAAAGAGTACACACCACCAGTTATTTCCTTCACCTTTACCTAGCACTACTCTTAGGGCCTGATACTCGCCTTCAGGTAAAGTCATATTACCGTAGGTGCGGGTAGGAAACTCAAATCTACCTATCTCCAATTTTACTGAATAATTTTTGCCTTGACTTTGCAAATAATCTTCAATCTTCCGCTTAAGATTTGGCAGATTTGTACTGGTTACTTCTACTGCTCTGTCAAGGCTCGGAATGTCCTTAAAAAATCCGCTGGTTTCTTTTAAAATCAGATTTCGTACCTGGCGCTTTAAATACTGATCTTCCGGTGAACTACTATTGGCCAGGATATGCAATCTTAAAAGGTTATTTGAGCGATAAGCATATTCCGTACTTCCATTGGTAAGAACAAATGCTTGAGAAGCATTAAATCCTAAACAGATCAAAATTACTATTGTTACTATGATTAGAATGTATAAACGTTTCATAGATAATTCCTCCTTCTCTAATCCTCCATTACATAACGTTTTAGATGCTTTAGTGCAGCTTTTTCCAATCTGGATACCTGAGCCTGCGAAATTCCTATTATTTCTGCAACTTCCATCTGAGTCTTGCCTTCATAAAATCTGAGAGTTAGAATTAATTTTTCCCTATCATTTAGTCTCCGCAAAGCCTCCCGCACAGCAATTCCTTCTAACCAATTCTCATCTTCATTCTTCTCATCACTGATTTGATCCATCACATAAATGGGATCTCCTCCATCATGATATATAGGCTCGAATAACGAAATCGGATCCTGAATTGCATCAAGTGCATAAACAATTTCTTCTCGCGGAATTCCCAGTTCTACAGCAATCTCCCCAATAGTCGGTTCTTTTGATTTCTTATTCATTAAAGCTTCTTTGACCTGTAATGCACGGTAAGCAGTATCCCGCAATGAACGACTTACACGAATAGGATTATTATCTCTCAGATAACGACGTATCTCTCCTATAATCATCGGTACAGCATAAGTGGAAAATCTTACATTCTGACCAAGATCAAAATTGTCAATAGCTTTCATCAATCCTATACAGCCAACCTGAAAAAGATCATCTACATGTTCACCGCGGTTATTAAAACGCTGAATCACACTTAATACCAGACGTAAATTTCCTCCGACAATCTTATTTCTGACCTCTTTATCTCCTTCCTGCATTCTCCGAAACAGAATCCGCATTTCCTCATTGGACAGGACTGGTAACTCTGACGTATTGACCCCACAAATTTCTACTTTGTTTGCCACTCGATTGCCCCTCCCACTTATTGCCATTTTTACTTTTCCTATTTACATTATTACCACCGTTAAATTCCTTTATACATGCAATTTTTTCATAAAAGGTTATAAAAATTTGTTGAATGAGAAATCATAGAATTTTGAAATAATTTTTACCTAATTTGCAGAAAACTATACATGGTTAAACTGCAAAAAGCTAATTTTTCACTTCTTAAGAAATTTTTCGAATCATCTAAAGGGCCCTCCTGGCCCTTGATTAGCTCATCACCTCCTGTGATGAAACCTTATTTCGTCGGAAATCTCGCAAAGATTTGGCGAAAAAATTTCTATGTCGCTCAAAATTAGCTTTTTGCAGTAAAATCATACATAAAAAAAGACTGATTCACAAAAAGCGAATCAGTCAATACTAAATTTTTAAGCTTATTCCATCTTTTTTACTTCATATTTCAATTTTTTGATAATTCGTTTCTCCAGACGGGAAATATAGGATTGGGAGATTCCCAATAAATCTGCCACCTCTTTTTGAGTCCTGGTATCTCCCTTTGACTTTAAGCCAAACCGCAAAATCAAAATTTTTCTCTCTCTTTCACTCAACTTTTCCATAGCTTCTTTTAGCAGTTCTTTATCTACTTCTTCTTCTATGTATTTATAGATTAAATCCGCTTCAGTACCCAATACATCTGATAACTTTAACTCATTTCCATCCCAATCAATGTTTAAGGGTTCATCAAAACTGACCTCTGAACGTTTTTTATTATTTCTCCGTAAATACATCAAAATCTCATTTTCGATACAACGGGAAGCATATGTTGCCAATTTGATATTTTTGCTAACATCAAAGGTATTTACTGCCTTAATTAACCCTATGGTACCTATAGAAACCAGATCCTCAATATCAATCCCGGTATTTTCAAACTTACGAGCAATATACACAACCAATCGGAGATTGCGTTCGATCAAAATACTTCTTACTGCTTTATCTCCTTCACCTAATTTTTCCAGAAAATATTTCTCCTCATCAGAAGTTAAAGGCGGTGGTAAGGCTTCACTACTGCCAATATAAAAGATTCGTGGTTGGTAAAGGCCTAAATATTGCAGGATACGGATTTTTAATAACTGTAAAAATAAAGGTAGATAAGACAACTTCACAGATAAACCCCCTTATGAATTTTTAGTCATACTACACCATCTCAAGTAATTCGGGGTGAAGTAATGCCTGGTAGTCACCCTCTTTATCCAGTACACCCTGATATAATGCCAGAATAATCCGTCCAACCTCACGAATCTCTTTACCTACTATCTCCACCCGATCAGGCCGGCATCCAATCATTAAACCTCCTTCCGTACCCAATGATGAAAAGGGAATGACTTGAAATCTATGAAACCACTTTGATTGCAATAATTTTTCTACCTTATCAATTAAATCTAACTCTTCATCTCCCAAAATGGTCCTGATCTCTGTGGGAAATAGTCCCATCAAAGCATCTATTTCCATTACAATTACTGGCAGATTAGTTAAAGGATCGCGAAGTAGATTACCTGTATCCATCAATCCCAAAACCTGAACCATCTGTTCATCAATCCAGACCCGGAATTTAAGTGAATACTTTTCTTTATAAAACCGCTCCCGAATCAAATTCCAGCCATGTCTACCTACAATCAATGCAACTCCTATCGCAGCCAAATAAAGCCATCCGTACACATTACCCATCTCAATCCAGCTGGATACCCATTGGGCTGGAGAAGAACCAACAACAAAATAAATGCTCAACGCAGCTCCTCCAGCCAGAAAAGTAATCAAATAAAAGTAACCCAAAGTTTTAATAAACTTCTTCCATTTCATCAAACCAAAGGCAATCCGGATCATTAGAGATGCTACAGTCAGGTTTAACAACAGATGTAAAAAAATATAAAGTGAATCTGATAAACCGCTAAAGAGGGGTAAAACCAGGATAACTGTATAAAGAGAGCCGACTATACCACTTATAAAAAGAGGTCCAAAACGTACTCTTAAACCTGAAAATCTGGCAGTAGCCCAAAGTAAGACCAGGGTCATCACCAGATCATTTAAAAATAATACATCCAGATTTATAACTAATTTCTGAGTTCCCATTGGCCGCCCCCGGTTTTCAAAAAATTTGTACATACTCACCATATATAACTATATGAGTTGAGCCCTAAGAAGTATACCTGTTTTTTGATTTTTTAGATAAAAATTATTAGATGATTCTTCTGCATAAAGCTAATTTTTCACTTCAAAAGAAATTTTTCAAACTATCCAAAGTTCGATTTCAGTCGAAATAAGGCACACTAATCAATAGGCCCTCCGGGCCCTTGATTAACTCATCACATCCTGTGATGGGACCATTTTTTTCACTCTCACCAAGATAGTTAAACAAAAAATTTCTCTGGCGCTCAAAATTAGCTTTTTACAGTTTAATCATTAGAGATTTTCAGGAAAGAAGACCGAATTTGTCAAATGCCCCTAAAAGTAAGAAAATCCCGATGCTTTGAGACATCGAGATCTTTTTAAAACAAATTGGCCTCGGCTATAAGACTTTATAAGAAAAATTTGTTAATACCAAGGATGAAAGTTATCCACAAATGTATAATTTCCTTGGCATTAAAAATCATTTTTTTCTCCGGCGCAGAAAAGCTGGAATATCCAGATCATCATCACCAAAAGAACGAATATCAAAATCTGGTTCATATTTTGTCTCCACAGCATTAGGTTTTTGATCAAAACCAGTAGCAATCACAGTTACCTTAACTTGATCTTTTAAATTCTCATCGATAACTGCACCCAGAATAATATTAGCATCGGGATCAGCTACTTCTGATATAATCCTTACAGCTTCATTAGCTTCATGAAGTCCCAGATCTGAACCACCGGTAATATTTATAAGAACACCTTTTGCACCCTCTATAGAAGCCTCCAAAAGTGGTGATTCGATAGCTTTTTTAGCTGCTTCAACCGCCCGGTTCTCACCACTGGCAATACCAATTCCCATCAATGCAGAACCGGCATTTGTCATAATCGTCTTAACATCAGCAAAATCCAGGTTAATCAGACCCGTCTGGGTAATCAGATCAGAGATGCCCTGAACACCCTGTCGCAAGACATCATCCGCTGTCTTGAAAGCCTCTAATATACTGGTCTGTTTTTCAACAACCTGGAGAAGGCGATCATTGGGAATAATAATCAAGGTATCAACCCGTTCTTTTAAATTAGCAATACCCCGTTCGGCCTTTTCCATTCTCTGACGGCCTTCAACAGTAAAAGGCTTGGTAACTACACCAACAGTCAGAGCCCCGGATTCTTTGGCAATCTCAGCCACAATAGGAGCAGCACCGGTTCCAGTTCCGCCTCCCATCCCAGCTGTAATAAACACCATATCTGCACCCTGTACAGCCTCTTTTATGGCTTCCCGACTCTCTTCGGCTGCTTTTTCTCC from the Anoxybacter fermentans genome contains:
- the ftsZ gene encoding cell division protein FtsZ, whose translation is MFEFGAEMQQFAKIKVIGVGGGGNNAVNRMIAEGLEGVEFIAINTDAQALLSSNAHSTLQIGEKLTRGLGAGANPEIGEKAAEESREAIKEAVQGADMVFITAGMGGGTGTGAAPIVAEIAKESGALTVGVVTKPFTVEGRQRMEKAERGIANLKERVDTLIIIPNDRLLQVVEKQTSILEAFKTADDVLRQGVQGISDLITQTGLINLDFADVKTIMTNAGSALMGIGIASGENRAVEAAKKAIESPLLEASIEGAKGVLINITGGSDLGLHEANEAVRIISEVADPDANIILGAVIDENLKDQVKVTVIATGFDQKPNAVETKYEPDFDIRSFGDDDLDIPAFLRRRKK